One window from the genome of Asterias amurensis chromosome 12, ASM3211899v1 encodes:
- the LOC139944800 gene encoding uncharacterized protein: MIEPVDSTTSDKTSRKDCDGVLTGTPNSPTSVFRPFDCVKKLTHEQVKAGWRESFSAKEGRSYFYNIITRESVWIIPTITKPVQRGQRRMVDSTPSAILAAAMDESVASPIESDGTKKDSPSFRMVIKIILTKIIANEILRFTYYEQTQRACEGCEENWASQAEHECLYFGVSPECRLYDYVDEHYEKAKESVQVDTVLDILCVMISFLRITESSEEDPNSMIQDILNGWKEDPEDVARLFHSAVFDDLSKLIDSTIKQLNEYNRSLC, encoded by the exons ATGATCGAGCCAGTCGATTCCACAACGTCTGACAAAACGTCGAGGAAGG ACTGTGACGGTGTGTTGACGGGAACACCTAACTCCCCGACGTCTGTGTTCAGGCCATTTGACTGTGTGAAAAAACTTACACACGAGCAAGTCAAAGCAGGATGGCGTGAATCTTTCAGCGCAAAGGAGGGAAGGtcttacttttacaacatcattACCAGAGAGAGTGTGTGGATCATTCCTACAATCACCAAGCCTGTCCAGCGCGGGCAGAGAAGAATGGTCGATTCAACTCCGTCTGCTATCCTTGCTGCAGCTATGGACGAGTCGGTTGCCTCTCCAATCGAGAGCGATGGCACGAAGAAGGACTCCCCATCATTCAGAATGGTGATCAAAATAATCCTGACTAAAATCATCGCCAACGAGATACTCCGTTTCACGTACTACGAGCAAACCCAACGTGCATGTGAAGGATGCGAGGAGAACTGGGCGAGTCAAGCTGAACATGAATGTTTATATTTTGGAGTGTCTCCGGAGTGCCGACTCTACGATTATGTAGATGAACATTACGAAAAAGCGAAGGAGTCTGTTCAAGTAGATACTGTTTTAGACATTCTTTGTGTTATGATCTCTTTTCTAAGAATAACTGAATCGAGTGAGGAGGATCCAAACTCAATGATTCAAGACATCCTTAACGGATGGAAAGAGGATCCAGAGGACGTTGCTCGTCTATTTCATTCAGCGGTTTTTGATGACTTATCCAAATTGATTGACTCCACGATCAAACAACTGAATGAATACAATCGTAGTTTGTGTTAG